A genome region from Sphaeramia orbicularis chromosome 19, fSphaOr1.1, whole genome shotgun sequence includes the following:
- the LOC115410798 gene encoding NHL repeat-containing protein 3, whose protein sequence is MWIKKRGHTCLMVSTMVSVVVLMLVLYGTFGSQQMGSSGLTQDYQLLGRPLYKLDLTWPRNPEVFSGQVFAVAVNQFTGVVYVAQRGDNVPKVLVFTTDGDFLMSWNTSTLEMPHGMFLADAASSNPTVWITDVGNGPYGHCIKQYSPSGKLLQVLGTPGKAGSGLNPLEFDQPAEIYVHESGDMYIVDGDGGMNNRLMKLSKDQEVLWMHAEKGQGLAQFYIPHSVTVDTSQRVWVADRGNKRIQVFNSITGDWLGTWGSCFTEDAPYSVRLTPDRKYFVVVQLNTNQISLLDAPPVGLIGQCRMVSVIQLAEEVKPHLVDLDLKTGALYVAEIGAQQAQKFTPFSLGGKFL, encoded by the exons ATGTGGATAAAGAAGAGGGGACACACGTGTCTGATGGTGTCCACCATGGTGTCAGTGGTTGTGCTCATGCTGGTACTGTACGGAACCTTTGGGTCCCAGCAGATGGGCAGCTCCGGGCTCACACAAGACTACCAGCTGTTAGGCAGACCCTTGTACAAACTGGACCTAACCTGGCCCAGGAACCCGGAAGTGTTCAGTGGACAGGTGTTTGCAGTGGCAGTCAACCAGTTCACTGGGGTTGTGTACGTGGCACAGAGAG GGGACAATGTGCCCAAAGTGCTGGTGTTCACCACAGATGGAGACTTCCTCATGTCCTGGAACACGAGCACCTTGGAGATGCCTCATGGGATGTTTTTGGCAGATGCTGCGTCTTCCAACCCTACGGTGTGGATCACTGATGTGGGGAACGGCCCGTATGGTCACTGCATCAAACAGTATTCACCGTCTGGGAAGCTCCTGCAG GTTCTCGGTACACCAGGGAAGGCAGGCTCTGGATTAAACCCTCTGGAATTTGACCAGCCAGCTGAGATCTACGTCCATGAGTCTGGAGATATGTACATAGTAGATGGAGATGGTGGGATGAACAACCGCCTCATGAAGCTGTCCAAGGaccaggaggtgttgtggatGCATGCGGAGAAAGGCCAGGGCCTGGCCCAGTTCTACATCCCCCACAGTGTGACCGTGGACACTTCCCAGAGGGTGTGGGTGGCCGACAGGGGCAACAAGAGGATCCAAGTGTTCAACTCCATCACCGGCGACTGGCTTGGCACGTGGGGGAGCTGCTTCACTGAGGATGCCCCCTACTCCGTCCGCTTGACCCCAGACAGGAAGTACTTTGTGGTGGTTCAGCTCAACACCAATCAAATTTCACTGCTGGACGCTCCGCCGGTGGGTCTGATCGGTCAGTGCAGGATGGTCAGCGTCATTCAACTGGCCGAAGAGGTGAAGCCTCACCtggtggacctggacctgaagaCCGGGGCCTTGTACGTGGCTGAGATCGGAGCCCAGCAGGCCCAGAAGTTCACCCCCTTCAGTCTGGGCGGGAAGTTCCTGTAG